The sequence CAGTGAGAGGATAAAACTTCtagaacaaacacacagtgaaacCTTTAGCAGTGAGAGGATAATCTATTAGAATAAACACACAGTGGAACCTTTAACAGTGAAAAGATAAACCACTGAAATAAGCACACTGCTGAACCTTTAACAGTGAGAGGATAAAACTTCtagaacaaacacacagcggAACCTTTAGCAGTGAGAGGATGAACTACTAGGATAAACACACTGCTGAACCTTTAACAGTGAGAGGATAAACTATGGAAATTCACATAGAAACACTCCTTCAAGCCCTCTTCCTCTTgttccaccccccacccttccccctttccttctctctctatctccctctcgcacatgcacacacacacacacacacacgcaaacacacacagccaacctAGTTTCATAAACCTGTCCTTGTTCAAAGCTCATTTCCATGAGACACTCGTTATTTGCATGAAATTCAGCCCTGCCTCTCAAGAGGACAATGGCGTATGTGTGCTACGATGTCATAGCGCTAGATAATGTGCATGCTCTTTTTTTCTGCTCAGTGTATGTTTATTGTGTTCAAAGAAATAACACATTGTAAGGAGACAGATAGCCTGGCCCCGCCTGCCTACGTTTCAGCTCTTTTCCGTCTCACTGATATACAGTCTGGCTCCTCTCAATGCGCTTGTGTTTCCCTAAGGCTAAGCCAACAGGCTGGCGGGCCAATCAGCAATGTGAGAGGATGACGGTAGTTTCGAAATCCAAACACAGTGGTAAATAGTAGCAACACCTACAGACATTACAAGTTCAGGTGGAACAAAGATAAATACATTGTTTCCTGTGGTTTAGGTAAAGTAGGAAGTAACGTTAAGAATCCCTGATCGATGTGATCGGTTAGGCTGGttaggctgtgtgtgggtgtgtgtgtgtgtgtgtgtgtgtgtgtgtgcgtgtgtgagtgtgtgtgtgtgtgagagagagagagtttgtgttagCAAGGATACTGACTGAAAGTCCATAAGTGTGGTTATGTTTTGTGCTTTGAGCTTTGACCTCTTACACTGTTCTACACCTATAGCTCTCAAGTGTGTATGGGttagtgtgagaatgtgtgtcttaagagtgtgtgtgtgtgtgtgtgtgtgtgggtgtcaggATGCACAGTCAGGATGATTATATACGGTGTTGAGAGCTCTATGCGTTAGGCTGAATGTGTATGTCTGCACGTAGCCTCCAAAACCTCAAGTCACAGTAGCTGTATGAAGATCTCATTAGTATGTGAGCAGGGTGAGTGTGCGGGCAGTGCTGCCTTTTGCCTGTGTGGAGAATGCTTTGGCAGCGAAACGCGTAACTAAGGCTGCCGTTTTCAGTCCTGAGGAAACGAGCTCGACCACTCTCAGGCGCTGTGGCGgaagtgtgggagagagatggccaTTCCATTCACGGTGACAGTAAGGGTGAAACAAAGCAATTCAGTATACGTCTAGTCCTGAAATCCATAAAAAGACTCAAGCAAAGAGCAaccagagacaaagagagagagagacatgcagtaTAAtccatgtatatgtatatgtatatgcatatgttatatatagcctatatgtgtatgtatattgtCCACTGAGACAACCTATGAAATGGGTCAAATAATATACCCAAGTAGAGAGTGGCCTGGTGGTTCTGAACTATCCATCCGAGGTCCATTTCTGAGAGCAGAATTGGGTCTCCTATTTCTTTTTATTCTCCCCAGACAGACTTTACAAAACAAAGTGGAGGAGCATAGACTTGTTTTAGGCCTACATCACGTAATTGCCAAAGGAGGCGCGTGGACATCTCATTCTAAGTGACACACTTCAGTTTATAATAAGgatctttctttctcgctcttgCTTCAGTAATTTAGGTCTTCTAATAGCGGGCCTCCCTTGAGAGGATTTCTGAACGTAGCCTTGGGCCATGAGAATTGTTGCGGATATAGTGGATTGACTTAAATAGCTATTCGCTAAATTTAGCGCAGCAAGAACTATGGACTCTGTGCGCGCAGTCAGGCCTGCGGGGAATTTGAGGATGCAGACAGAAGAGTCCTTTAAACTGCATGCGGAAGAAAACTAACAAAATTGAGAGTGGTTTGCCTCTCAGGTAGTAGCTCACATATGTCGAGCTTATGTCTATAAAAGGGTAGCCTAAATGTATAGGCTAGAACTCCACGCAACCAGCATCGCATGCTATTGGTAGTTGCTTTCCAACTAGGGCTGAACATGCAGATGTAAATTATAACCCATGGTCAAGTCATTGTCTGAAAGGTCTGATTAAatttctgtagcctaatgcAATTTTCCTGCAAGTGAACAGACGTCAGACGCAATAGTCTGCATAATCTTTTTCATCAGGCCCATGCTTTCCAAAACATGACCAAACATGGACAAAAAGTGCCAAATTCGTGAGTAGCCTTTATGGACAAGTAAGCTCCTGGTTGCATTGAACAAGTTTACTTTTTCCACAAGACGGCCAACACCAACACGGACATGTCACCCCCTGAATTTGGATGCGCATCTGTCAAAGCGTTGATGGACATTATTGACGGAGGCGGAGTGAAGGCTATATTTTGAAATGCCAGCAGCAACTATCCAACAATAGCCTATAGCTGCATCCCTTTAGACGCGTCTGACTCTGACAGAAACAGTTAGCCTATGCAATTATTACATTCAAATGTAAGGCAAATAGCTCTAGTCGAAGTCAAACAGGCACGCTTGACATCTGCAAATGACGCCAGATGTCTTGTTCACGTCCTCCTTAAACTTTAAACTGAACTGTACCGGAAATGTCGAAGAGTCGAAATGTCAAACGGCGGTCTAACTGACATCTATCATTTTTACAGAATATCAGTGTAACATTAATGGACATAAACAAATGAACGATCTTACCTAGATAACTTGAGGCTATCCAAAATTCGTACTTAGATGTCCTCTTCCGCCTGATGATTGAGACTCTTTCGCACAACTTCAGGAGTGGGGGCGTTCACTTCTAACACTGATACCTCAACCGCTGGTTTATCCAATAAATGCATATGTTTTATGTTCATCCCGCCTCCTAAAGCCCAAGTCCACCAATGAAACTAAAGAGTGTTATGGCGATCAAACTTTGTGATTGACCGACGCACACAGGTGAAGTTGCCGAGCAATCTTGGAATTACACAAAACGTTTCCGCGAGAGATGTTCGTAGATGGTCATGCCAAGTTGTAATTACAACGTTAAACAAATAACACTGACATAACGTCATGAATCTATCCTTTATGTTTGTCTGAAGCTGCCTACACCATTCCTTGTCTACTAACCATATACAAACTCTTCTGAAGATTGGCCAGTCAAAATGTCTGGTAGCCTATAGCAGGCTATTCATTACTTTTACGTTTttacaaaaaatacaaaatataaataAGAAGATACAGACTTAACAACCCTACAGACATAATTTTCAAAAacagttgtttttatttatttttggatacatttgttttatttttggcaCAGTCTAGTTTGTTGCCAGGCTGTTTCCTTAACTTGGTTACATCAGTAGGCTTACTGGAATCGGTTTGAGTGACAGCTGCCATCCAAGAGGTGCCAAGTCCAGTTGTGATTTATGAAGAGCAGCCAGCACAGCACTTCAGGCCTTCAGGCCCTCATATAAGTTCAGTTTTCACTGTAAGGATAATATCCCTGTCCATTCCAGTGTTTAGGTCAATGCAAAAATGTAGTCCAAGTTTAACTATGGTGTTCATAATGTCCCATTTCAAACACTGGATCTGGTGACCTCACTAAACACACTGCTGTTTGCATAGGCAAACAGAACTCAACTCATGAAATGCTTTTTTTACAGTCTTGTATTTATTACAGGCATGGACTTGGACACTAGTCGACTGTTATAGAGGATGTGTGCATCTGAGGAGACCCAGCCTGCAGTTGGATGCATCTCCTGCCTCTGATAATCTCTGTGCGGTATATTAAGCATCATTCAAAGCCACTTGAAAGTATGTCATAAGAAATGTCCTTTAGTCATGTCTCAAGACTACATATCCATAACGAAGGCCCCAGCCAAAATACAGTTCCTCCTGTGATATATTTCTGTTTTTAAAGTCATAGCATCTCTCTTACCACGGCTCAGTTGAGACACTAAAAAGGTCCTTTCTAGTAGGGTAAGGTTACTAGATCATCTCAGCACAGGAAGGCATTTCCTTATTGTTCAGTGGACCACACAGCCAAGGCCACTATTGGTCTTCTAGAGTCTAGAAGCACCACCCTTACCTCTCCGAGTACCCATAAATAAGACGGAATGGCAAAAaggagaaagataaaaaaatcAAAAAGCCGTGAAGCCAATTCCCTGGCCCGTGCGTGCACCTGTCCGTCCTCCcctatctcttctcttctcctcgctCAGTCCAGGATCTCCTTGATGCACCAGCAGCAGAGCAGGAAGTAGAGGCACTCCTTGAGTGACTGGATGAAGCCGTAGGCGATGTTCCCGCCCAGCAGGTTCTTCCCGCGCCCCAGGCCCATGGCCGCGTCTCTCAGGTGCTGCCCCAGAGAGGAGGGCATGGCCTGGGGCAGGGGGCGCTGAGGGTGCATGTCAAACAAGCGATCCACTGTGGCGATGAGATGGGGGCTCTCCAGCGCAGTGcagaaaaacagacaggcaggagGGGGATGCTGGATGGCTGCGTGTGTTTACGAGGGGGGGATTGTCTAGCCTTGGGTCTTGGTTAATATATACCTACAGAGGGGTCTCGTCAGGGTCCTCTTTCTGATTTGCTGTTTCGTCCCGCTAGGCTCTCCGCAGCACGTGGGACTCGGTGCAGTTCACACTCGGCTGCCGTTGGTCCATTTGGGCTCCTGATGTCACCGGGCGCTTTATACGGCTCTGGAACGTACTCGCTAACTGCCCACTTCCCCTCACAGAGAAAAGCCCCCATTGTCTGGCTTTAATTGAATGTCACACGCACCATTGTTGACATTTTGAAAACCTCCTCCCTTCTTTGTTCTACCTGGATCATTCTCtctggcctgtgtgtgcgtgtgttgtgtgtgtggagggttgccCCCTTCAACCCTATCCTGTTTCCAGGCCCTCGCTTTGCTCCACACCATTCTGGAAATCAATActtttgctgctgctgttgttgttgttgttgttgttgtgtagacAGAGCTCTTCGGAAAAGTCACACAGACCTATATGTGGCAGTTATTTATATAAGTAACATTCCCATGTCCCCACTCAGCTGACCCCTTCAACCTGCCCTTTACATcatgcagtatactgtatatgctcaaCCGCTCTACTAACTCCCtatactatatactatatgCTCCGCCCCGCTCCCGAAATAAAGGACTACTCAATCCTCTCTAACTCCCTATACTATATGCCCTCCCTCCTGAAATAAAGAACTACTCCATCCTCTTTCTGTGTTGGCACAAGCTTACACTTTAGCACAAAACACTGCTGCACACCAGGCCAAAGGAAAGTAGGCCATTGCTGCTTTGCAGGGACCACATATCAAACCAGAGCGAGGTGTTTGTGTACTGCCTTTAAGTTGGCAGGTTGTGCCCCTTATAGTTGCTTATAGGGGTCTCTTAATGCCAGGCTAGGGAAGCTGTTAAAGCATATGAGAGCACTGTCCCCCCTTAAGAAAGAGCCACAGCAGTTATGCAGTCTTGATGTTGAAGTCAGTTGTGCAGGCATTTCTACTACAAGTTTCACTTATTTTATAAATTGTTATAATATATTACCTATGATGCATAAACTGGAGGTTGCAAAGGTCACAAGAGCCACAAATATGTGTCAAAACTTTCTCCTCAAAAGCCATGGACACAGATTTGTGGGTAGTGGCAAATCAACATGTCGTCAGACCAGACTTTGTGCTTTTGGAAGTGGAACAGTTTGCGGATAGCAAGCGCACAAGAAAGACGAGCCCACAAAAGCCCTCATAACTGCCTTACTAAAACTGGCAACTCCTTAATCATCCTGCTTAAAAGGAATACGATTATGAAGAAAATTCCAACATATTAAATAGTTTGTGTGAATTAGTAGAATTATATAAATTAAGATATATTTTAAGACTTTTCTTTGGAACAATTGAGTCACTATTAAGACTTCACCTCTCCCAGTAAATCATGTGTTTTATCTCCAACGAACAGAATGGGAAGGCACGTGATTTTTGCACATGATGGGGCATGGTTATTGGGAGCATCAGGGCACGGATCTTTCAGATTGTTTGCCATGGCTGAGAAATGCACATTTTTTATAACATTACATTTTTGGGGAAGAAATACACCATATGGTATAACACAAGAAGCTCCATTCAAAACCAAGTGCACCATGAAGGATGAGATTATATGTGATTTTATATGTCCAGATACAAGTGTAAACATGAACTTTTCCCAAACACAATAATGTAAAAAGGGTAATAAAacagaataaaaataaaacagtaaTATCTGTGCTGACTAACTTAAAAAGCTAACCTTTGGCTTGGAAATTAGAAAGGAGAAAGGAAACATTACAACAAACATCACCAAACAACTTCACTACGGCAACATTGAAATCGTTTCCATGCAATGAAGGCCTCAGTGACAGGATGACATTACTCCCCTCACTCACTCCTACTAAATCCATCCATTAGTGTGTCAGGATCCATCAGCTCTTTCTGTTTCAGCTCATGACCAGTCCACTTCTGCAAGGCACTGGCTCGCTCCTTCCAGGGTCCTTATGACCCATCCATCTTTTTAACAAATCGGAGCAAAGTGTGTTCTTTTGatgacacaaaaataaaaacaaagagagTAACACGACAAATGACAGGGGCAAAAAGACACAGCAAACCGTTTTCCTGTGCAAGAGTCCGCCAAGTGAAGTACAGACACTAAAATGATGGCTATCTGTACAATAATGCACCAACATCATTTACAACACTACACCAAATCACTGCTGCTGGCTGCATGCCATATTGTGGTGGTCAATCATGATTGTCATGGTTCCAGTTGAGATTTGACCAATGgtgcgagacagagagacagttgACGCCACACCACCAAGCTTACTTTAAAGAGTTCCAAaaaatgtattgtattgtattgtactcTAATTGGACTACATTTAGTCATTGTGAGGAATCCTACAGATCTGAAGTTAAGAGCTAGGGAATTTCAAGCTCAATCACAGCCTCTTGAAGTGTGTTTGCTTTAGTGGCCAAATGAAAGGGGCTGAGGAGTCTCTTTTAAAAGCAGCTTGTGTTGCTGAGTAACTTGGGGGCAGCTTTCCCTGACTGACTCAGTTATAGCTGATCATCACTCACATCTGCCTGCGAATGGGTCTTTACTGACAGACCACACCATTGCTAGTTGCACCAATGAGGAGCAAAGGGTCACTACCCCAAATCTCCCAAATTAAATAAAACCGAATGATAAAAAGCAGCATTTCTCGTTtttatatatttcttttttagCATAACACACCAGCATTGTAAGAAGGATTAGCGTACTGAAATGGGAGGAGTTCAGAATCGAGGCTAAGCATCAGCATCACCTGAAGCTAACCACTGGAACCTTTGCAGCATTTGTATTTTTCCTTCTTTCACTACTTTGGCTGTGTTCCGAATTTGCATACTTCTGTACTTACAATACCGAATAGCAGTCATATTAGGTAGCCTATCGTAAGTATAGAAGTATGCAAACTGGAACACAGTCTTTGTGTCCTTCCTTCCTTGTCTTCCTGATTTACTGCACATCTCA comes from Sardina pilchardus chromosome 6, fSarPil1.1, whole genome shotgun sequence and encodes:
- the lenep gene encoding lens epithelial cell protein LEP503, with product MHPQRPLPQAMPSSLGQHLRDAAMGLGRGKNLLGGNIAYGFIQSLKECLYFLLCCWCIKEILD